CAGCAGGTGCGGGGCGATGCCCACGCCGCCGTCGATCACCGAGATCGCCGCGAAGCGGTCGTCCTGTGCCGGCTGGCCGCGAATCTCAGGCAAATGCTGGTCGCCTTCAAGGCGCAGGCGCAAGGTGCCGACCCCGGCCATGGCGTCGCGGGCATTGATCATCAGGTTGATTACCGCGGTTTCCAGTTGGCCGAGATCGGCATGCACATGGCAGGGCGTGTCGGGCAACTCCAGGCTGACCTGGATACGTGCGCCAGTGGCGGTGTCGAGCATCTCGGCCATGGCCTTGAGCTGTGGGCCAGCATCGAACACCTGCGGGCTGAGGGCCTGGCGCCGGGCAAAGGCGAGCAGTTGCCCGGTGAGCTTGGCGCCGCGGTCGACGGTGTCGGACACGATCTTGAAATAGCGGCTGCGGCGCGTTTCGTCGAGATCCGGGCGCTGCAGGAAGTGGAGGGAAGAGCGAATGATGGTCAGCAGGTTATTGAAATCGTGGGCCACGCCTCCGGTCAGCTGGCCGATGGCCTCGAGCTTCTGGGCCTGGCGCAGCACGGCCTCGGTGTGCAGGAGCTGCTCGGTACGCTCCTCCACACGTTGTTCGAGGGTGGCGTTGAGCGCCTCCAGGGCCGTCAGCGCCTCGCGCACCTGTGCGTTGGCCTGGACTCGCTGGATATGTGCCCAGCAGCGTCCGGTCACCTCGTTGAGCAGGGTCTGTTCGTAGCGGGTCCAGGTCCTTGGCAGCTTGTCGTGGATGGCCATCAGTGCGGTCAGGCGGCCTTCCTTGATCAATGGCATGCAAAGTGTCGCGGTGATGCCGATGGCCTGGAACGTCGCCGATTCGCAGGCCGGCAACTGCGTGAGGTTGTCGTTGATCACCAGCCCCAGTCCGGCGCGCAGGCGGCTGACGGCCAGCTCGCCGAAGTCGCCCAGGCGATATCGGCCGAGCTGGCGTGGTGAGCCAGGCGCGACCCAGTCGCCGCAGATGGTGAAGCCGTCCTGGTCAGGGTCCATAACGGCGTAGGCGCAGCTTGAAAGGTGCAGGTGCTCGCCCAGCAGGCGCGTGGTGATAGCCATGATCCGCTCCGGATCTGTGGCATTGGCCGCCGCTCGGCTGAGGGTGTCAAGAAAGTTCAGGCGTTGGTTGGCGACCACGCTGGCGGTGGTCTCGGTGACCGTGTCGATCATGCCGACCACCTGGCCGTCATGGTCGCGAATGGGGCTGTAGCAGAACGTGAAGTAGGCGCGCTCCGGGCTGCCGTGGCGCTCGATCAGCAGGGGAAAGTCCTCTATGTACACGGCTTCGCCATCGAGGGCGCGTTGTGCCAGGTGGCGGATATCGCTCCAGGCTTCCTGCCAGACCGCGCTGAAGGGGCGGCCCAGGGCCGAGGGCTTGTTGCCGAGGATCTCGCTGAAAGCATCGTTGTGCAGGGTGATCAGCTCGTCGCCCCAGAGCACGGCCTGGGGAAAGCGCGAGGCCAGGCACAGGGCGACCGTGGTCTTGAGCACGTCAGGCCAGCTGGCCAGGGGGCCCAGGGGGGTAGACGACCAGTCGTGGTTGCGGATGCGCTCGGCCATGAGGCCGCCGCCGTCGAGCCATTTCGCCATGAGCGGTGCGGGTCCTTGTGCGTGAGAGCATCAGGGTGCACCGAGACGCGGCGCTTGGCGAGGGATTTTGTATGGGCCGTGCTGGCCCGCTTCCACTGATGCCGGCGTTCAATTGTGGGAGCGGGCTTGACCCAAGAGGCTATTCAGACCTTGAACTGCGCGATCAGGCCGTTCAGCTCCAGCGCCAATTGCGACAGGTCCTGGGCCGAGGCGCTGGTCTGGTTGGCCCCGGTCGTTGTCTGCAGCGCCAGGTCGCGGATGTTCACCAGGTTGCGATCCACTTCGCGCGCCACCTGGGCCTGTTGCTCCGTGGCACTGGCGATCACCAGGTTGCGCTGGTTGATCGAGGCGATGGTCCGGGCGATGAGCTCCAGGGCCTGACCGGCCGCTTGCGCCACCTCCAGGGTACCGCTGGCGCGGCCCTGGCTGCTGTGCATGGCGCTGACCGCACGCTCGGTGCCGCCCTGGATACCCCCGATCATCTGCTCGATTTCGGCGGTCGACTGTTGGGTGCGATGTGCCAAGGCACGCACCTCGTCGGCAACCACCGCAAAACCACGACCGGCCTCACCGGCGCGAGCGGCTTCGATGGCGGCGTTGAGGGCCAGCAGGTTGGTCTGTCCGGCGATCGAACCGATCACATCCAGTACCCGGGTAATCTCGTTGGCGCTGTTGGCCAATTGTTCGATCTCTTCCGCCGTGCCGGTGACATCGTCGACCAGGTGCTGGATCGAGGCGAGTGCCTGGTTGACCTGGTCTCGGCCTTCACGGGTGGCCTGGTCGGCGCCCTGTGAGGCCTCGGCAGTGCTCACGGCATTGCTTGCCACTTCCTCGACGGCGCTGGTCATCTGATTGACCGCTGTGGCGGCCTGGTCTATCTCGGTGCTTTGCTGCTGCAGGCCGCGGCTTGTGTCCTCGGTGACGGTGTGCAGCTCTTCGGAGGCCGAAGCCAGACGATCGGAGGACGCGGCGATCTTGCCGATGGTCTCGCGCAGGCTCTGTTGCATGCGCCGCAGGGCGTGCAGCAGCATCGCCGGCTCGTCGTGGCCGACCACCGCGATCTTTTGGGTCAGGTCACCGGTGGCGATACCCTCGGCCACGGCAACGGCCTCGGTCAGGGGCGCAACCAAACTGCGGGTGAACAGCACGGCGATGACGACCAGTACCAGGATGATCAGCACCAGTGAAACGACGAGTACGCGGAAGGCATCGTCGCCGACATCGCTGCTTCGTTGTGAGGCGGCTTGCGCACCTCGGTAGTTGAAGGCCACCAATGCCGCCATTGTCTCCATCATCTGGTCGGCCCGCTGGAGCAGCGGGCCGCTGATCTGTCGCCTGGCTTCAGCCATGCGGCCCTCGCTGATGTGTCCCAGTACCTGCTGCTGCAGGTCGGCGTACCGTTTGCGCGCCGCGATGAAGGCATTGAACAGGGCACGGTCCTCTTCTCCGTCGATAGTCGCCTCGTACGCCCGCAGGCTCTGGCGCAAAGCCTCGTCGATGCGGTTGAGCAACTGGATGCTAGCCCCCTCGCTGGTGCCATCCTCCAAGGCTGTGCGCAGGGTGGCGGCGCGTTCCTGGGTGAGGCTGGCGCCGACCTCGTTGAGTGCGATCACAGCCGGAAGCCAGTTGATACGGATTTCGTCGGTGGCGCTGTCCATCTGCTGGGTCTCATAGAGCGCGACGCTTCCCATGGACAGGACGAGAGCAGCCAGTAGGGTGAACAGGCAGGCTGCCCGTTTGCCGATTTTCATGTCTCGTAGAAGCATTGATGTTCCTTGATGTAAGAGAAATGCGTACATCAAGAGCATGATGGGATCTTGTGGGGGGCGAGTAGTCGGCGGGTATCACACCGTGTAACGGTTTTTTCCTATTTCTCACTCGCGTGAAACCCGCTGTAGGCGTGATCGCGGGACCCGCCATCGGGGCCCGCGATGCTGTCCGAGACGCTTCAGACCTTGAACTGCGCCACCATCGCGTTCAGTTCCACCGCCAGGCGCGACAGGTCCTGTGCCGCCGCGCTGGTCTGGTTGGCGCCGGCCGAGGTCTGCATTGCCAGGTCGCGGATGTTCACCAGGTTGCGGTCCACCTCCCGCGCCACCTGGGCCTGCTGCTCGGAGGCGGTGGCGATGACCAGGTTGCGCTGGTTGATGGTGGCGATCGCTTCGGCGATCAGCTCCAGCGCCTGACCGGCCGACTGCGCCACGGTCAGGGTGCCGCTGGCGCGACCCTGGCTGTTGTGCATGGCGCTGACTGCGCGTTCGGTGCCAGTCTGGATGCCGTCGATCATCTGTTCGATTTCAGCGGTGGACTGCTGGGTGCGATGGGCCAAGGCGCGCACCTCGTCGGCGACCACGGCGAAGCCGCGGCCGGCCTCACCGGCGCGTGCAGCCTCGATGGCAGCGTTGAGTGCCAGCAGGTTGGTCTGCCCGGCGATGGCGCCGATTACATCCAGCACCTGGCTGATCTGGTTGGCGTGGCTGGCCAGTTGCTCGATCTCCCCGGAGGTACCGGTCACGTCATCGACCAAGTGCTGGATCGAGGCCAGCGCCTGGTTGACCTGGTCGCGACCATCACGAGTGGTGCGATCTGCGCCCTGGGAGGCGTCGGCGGTGCTCACGGCGTTGCTCGCTA
This window of the Pseudomonas mosselii genome carries:
- a CDS encoding ATP-binding protein, with protein sequence MAKWLDGGGLMAERIRNHDWSSTPLGPLASWPDVLKTTVALCLASRFPQAVLWGDELITLHNDAFSEILGNKPSALGRPFSAVWQEAWSDIRHLAQRALDGEAVYIEDFPLLIERHGSPERAYFTFCYSPIRDHDGQVVGMIDTVTETTASVVANQRLNFLDTLSRAAANATDPERIMAITTRLLGEHLHLSSCAYAVMDPDQDGFTICGDWVAPGSPRQLGRYRLGDFGELAVSRLRAGLGLVINDNLTQLPACESATFQAIGITATLCMPLIKEGRLTALMAIHDKLPRTWTRYEQTLLNEVTGRCWAHIQRVQANAQVREALTALEALNATLEQRVEERTEQLLHTEAVLRQAQKLEAIGQLTGGVAHDFNNLLTIIRSSLHFLQRPDLDETRRSRYFKIVSDTVDRGAKLTGQLLAFARRQALSPQVFDAGPQLKAMAEMLDTATGARIQVSLELPDTPCHVHADLGQLETAVINLMINARDAMAGVGTLRLRLEGDQHLPEIRGQPAQDDRFAAISVIDGGVGIAPHLLERIFDPFFTTKASGQGTGLGLSQVFGFVKQSGGDVRVVSVEGQGTTFTLYLPQVSQPDAEEPGVTAQLAPQGDRKRILVVEDNPDVGSFTAQILRDHGYQISWATSAEDALAQLAAARGGFDAVFSDVVMPGMGGLALARELRHSQPQLPVILTSGYSEAIAEGGHQGFAFLAKPYSAEQVCQMLGDVLART
- a CDS encoding methyl-accepting chemotaxis protein produces the protein MLLRDMKIGKRAACLFTLLAALVLSMGSVALYETQQMDSATDEIRINWLPAVIALNEVGASLTQERAATLRTALEDGTSEGASIQLLNRIDEALRQSLRAYEATIDGEEDRALFNAFIAARKRYADLQQQVLGHISEGRMAEARRQISGPLLQRADQMMETMAALVAFNYRGAQAASQRSSDVGDDAFRVLVVSLVLIILVLVVIAVLFTRSLVAPLTEAVAVAEGIATGDLTQKIAVVGHDEPAMLLHALRRMQQSLRETIGKIAASSDRLASASEELHTVTEDTSRGLQQQSTEIDQAATAVNQMTSAVEEVASNAVSTAEASQGADQATREGRDQVNQALASIQHLVDDVTGTAEEIEQLANSANEITRVLDVIGSIAGQTNLLALNAAIEAARAGEAGRGFAVVADEVRALAHRTQQSTAEIEQMIGGIQGGTERAVSAMHSSQGRASGTLEVAQAAGQALELIARTIASINQRNLVIASATEQQAQVAREVDRNLVNIRDLALQTTTGANQTSASAQDLSQLALELNGLIAQFKV